GGGTTATGAAGTGGGCGAAAGATCGAGATTTTGCACATAATTTTGTATCGTTCATCACATCTGAGGCCGGGCAAGCACACTTTGCGGCTGCCGGATTCATCCCTGCTCTTTCTGAAGAAGGCGAAAGACTGGCCGCAAAATATGGAGTAGTCGATGCCTAATTCCAGCTCATCAACACTCAGTCGTTTATGGCCTCGAAGAGTAATACAGGCTGTATCATTCTTCATGCTGGCAGAATTTTCATACTACGGCATTTTTAGATGCCCCTTTGCAGTGCCGTACGTAAGCTGTGCAAACTGTCCTGTTGTGCAATGTCCGGGGAAAAAACTCTGGTATATTGTTCTTGGGGGCATTGCAGTCTCAGCGCTATTTTTTGGTAGAGCTTTTTGCGGGTACGCCTGTCCTGTGGGAACGATTTCCGATCTCTTCAGTTCCGTTGCGCTTATGAAACGGAAAATTTCTCCAGCTATCAAGACCGTTCTCCAAAAGGGAAAATATATTGTTGCTATCGGTGCCGCATACCTTTTCTTTGCTATGCAAAACCCACGCTGGGCTGTCCCGATTCGCACCGGTGAATTCATAAATTCCACCATGCTTACGTTTGAACATGCAAGCTGGCTCTGGCTTTCCAGAACGATAATAGTCGCTGGAGCCATCGCGCTCGGTCTTGTTATCCCTTACTTCTTTTGCCGGTTCATATGCCCGACAGGTGGAGTGCTTGAATTATTCAGCCGCTTCTCATTTTTCAAGTATACCATGACATCATCATGTTTTGATTGCGGAAAATGTGACAAAGCCTGCAAGCAGGATACACGTCCCGCGCAAGCAAACTGTACAAACTGCGGAGCCTGCAAAGACACCTGCCCCGTAGATGCAATTTCAATAACGCATCCGTTCGATAAAAAAGATTAACCCCTGCTTCTAAAAAACTTCAAAGGCTTTTGCGATTCTTCGCAAAAGCCTTTTTTAATAAACAACTATCTATTTCCATTAGATTTGATTTTGATTATAGAAACTCCCAGCTTATATTACAGACTATCAGGAGAACACATGGGATTTTTTGACGCTATATTAGGCAATGCATCAGAAGTTAATGCAGACCAATTGCAAGAGGAATTATCTCCGATTATGTTCGAAGGTGAAATGATCGAGCGCGCATTTAAAGTAATTCGGGACATGTATGTATTTACAAGTGCCCGCCTTATTTTAATTGATAAGCAAGGGGTAACCGGTAAGAAAATTGACTACCTTACCATCCCCTACAAAGCCATCAGCACCTTTTCCGTTGAAACAGCGGGACATTTTGATATGGATTCAGAGCTAACACTTTGGGTTTCCGGACGACATGAGCCGATCAAAAAAGAGCTTAAAAAAGGCAGCGACGTTGTCGGCATTCAAAAGCTTCTTGCAACTAAGCTATTAGCCTAAAAGATAGAAAAACCCCGTTGTTAGCGGGGTTTTTCTATCTTTCATAAATAAACGCTTTAGGCAAAGCCAATAGCTAGAATGTCAATGCACACTTAACCATGGCTCCGCGATACGTGCTGTGTTCAGAAATATTTCCATTCAAATCAAGCATAAACGTCACAGGCCCTTTTTCAACGGCCATTCCGACCTGCAGATTTCCTGTCACAGGATCTGCTATATCTGTTGTAAGTGATATATCATTACTAAAAGACGAATCAACCAGTTTGGCATCTGTTCTAAGGTCGGTTTCACCAAAGGCAAACGTCACACCTGCATCAATATTCGCATTAAACCGCCAGCCGGAATCCGTATCGAACTTTTTGGTCAAGGTCATACCTAACGGGAGTAGGCAAGTAGACATGTCTGCACTGTCGACTTTAAAGAGCTTACCATCTGAATTGCTGGAGCTATAGCTGTCTTGTCTGTAGTAGGCATAGTCTAAGCCCATATACGGGGTAAGAATGACAGATTTGTATTCAATCGGTCGGGAACACTCCAGTCCCACGGAATAGACACTACCGTCAGCATCGCCAGAAAAATCTTGAGAACTGATATCTGACTCCAGATTTACATAGATCAACTCACCTTTAAGCTGAAAATCTTCTGGCAAAATATAGGCTCCATAGACAAGAACGCTGACATAATCATTATTAGTAAAAAAACCTGAGCTGGCTTTACTGCCGTCTGTATCTGCTTTACCAAAATTGACAGCAGCGCCGAGCAAATATTCTTCACTGGCAGTTTCCGCGCCAATGGCAAGACCATAGATGTTTGTTGAAAAACTATTTGAAAAGTGCCCTGTTTTTATGCTTTTCACTCTGGAATATTGGTAAAGCGGGGTAACATAAATATCATTCTGCTGTTCCTTCAAATCTTTTGCCCGATAAAGCAACGATGAACCGGATGCGGGGATGCGTCGGGAAGTAAGACTTCTACTCGTCTTTGTTATGTCATACGCGATGTGGCCAACGCCACCAAATCCGGCAAGGTTGGCAGCTTTTTCTACATTATATGCGGCATCAGAATCAGCACTGGTTAACAAAGAGTCCATAAAACGCTCACTGGCAGAGGTCAGACTCCCCGTCATTCCAGCGATTGTATAGTCGTCAAGGAATTTCGCTGTTGAGCCTTCTGCACCAAACACTGCAGCTGAGCCATATAGTCCTAACGTTACCGTAAAGGAATGCAATAAACTGCTACTTTCTGGATAAAGAAGAACATTGCGCATATAAATATTACTCAAAGACCAACCACTGGTAAGATTTGGAGCAAATTCAGCAACCTTAATGGTACCGGGAGCTGCCCGTAAAATTTGTAAATAAGCACCGGGATCGACTGTAAGTCTGGCTGTAGAGGTGGATGTTATTGCAGCTCCCCCCTCCGGGATTGTTTTTGCATTAATAATAAGTAATGAGTTCGCACCAAAAGTTGCATCTGGATTTGTCGGAGTAGCTGGAGTTGAAGTTAGAGTCCCATCAACATGTAAACTCGACCCGGCTGTAAGAGTATATGGTTTGCCAATATACAATACCGCTGAAGCCCCACTTGCTCCCCACAGTCCCGTATCATTTATTGCTGTAATAGCATCCTGAGAGCTGGAAGTTCCCAAGCTGAGAATGGCATTTTTTCCTGCTACAAGATGTCCATCAATTTGGTTAGAAGTGGCAAAGGAAGCGATATTAACAATATTTGCATCTTCAGGATGTTCTGCAACTGTTGAAGATGGTAAAGGGCTGCGCAACAGAGGACTACTTAAATTCATATTTATTGTAGATCCATGCAAACTCAATTTTCCTATTGCCAGCTGACTGCCACTATCTGTATTTTTGTCATTTCTTACTGTAATAATACTATCATTCTGTGCATTCAGTTCGGAAAGAGTCCACTTGCCATTGCTTACGCGCAAGGTTCCGTTATCCAACTCGACATCGCCAGAAATACTATTTGTAGATGAGCCAGACAAAACAAACTCGCCTCCCGAGTCGACGTTACACGCTGTTGCTCCATTACTGGTAATAATTGAGCCGCTATGCGTGGCAACTCCACCATGAACCCAAATAGCGGTAGAACTTGCACCATCTGCTTTAATTGTTCCAGTATTTGTCAATGTGGAGCCCGAATCTTTGACATAGACCCCGACGGCATTTTTCCCAGTTACTATAATGGTACCGTCATTTGTCACATCACCATTTACCCATGTTCCCAACGTATATGAAAGCGCAGAATTACCTGTATTTGTAAGTGTTGCTCCTTTCTCCAATCGCAACGAGCTAGAGTCCCCCATTAAAACGACTTGCCCTGTTGTCTTAGATCCATTTAAAAGCGTTACATCCCCAACATTTCCAGCAAAAATTGCGTACGCCTTTGAGGATCGTGGAGCTATGGCCTCTATAACGCCACTTGACGTTAACGTTAAATTACCTTTTGTTGGTGTAGCACTTTCGTCGTAAGCATCTATTGCATATACAGTTGTTGTTGAATCTTCAGCAAACACTGTATCGCCAATGGCTCTAACTGTTCCTGACATGTTTAAAATCGTTAAGTCACCTTCCCGGGCGCATATCCCTTTTACAGTAGCAACGGTGCTCGTATTCGATCTGGCACTCGTATTAATTGTTCCATCCAGCTGGTTAATGTTAATATCCCCGTGCCATGTTTCAAGGCCATAAGAAGTAAGATTTCTAAAGGACGTGGAGCCCTCAAGGGAATTCAGAGTATCTGAATATGCTGTTGCTGTGATAGTTGAAGACGCATCCAAGGTCTCAATGCTAATTCCAGTTGCTCCATATATACCAAATGCTGCTATAGCCTCTGATGCAACCCCTGCTGCGTTATGACTTTGTGCAATGGATGTTATATCGCCGAAAATTGTTCCAAAGGTACCTGTAGTTCTACAATCAATTGCAGAAACATTTGCATCTTTATTTTCCGATGTAGCCCGGGCCTCAATATCCCCTACAAGATTGGTTAGCTCTACTATCCCGCTCCTAAGTCCTTTTGCATATGCAGCTTCGTTCCCATTGGATGTTGCGTAAACATTTATATTGAATGAGCTACCAATCAACTTGCTGGTATAATCCCTTCTCTTCCCCCCAAAGCCCTGCACATAAGTTTGATCAGTACCAGCAGTTTTAGTTCCTGTTGCTGTTACAGTTCCAGTTGCAGTACCGTCTACTCGAATGGTCACACCGGCAGTGTTATTAAGAATACCACATGCGTTACCATCTGTATTCGTGGCAGTTATGGTGCCGACATTTTCAAATCGCACCTCTCCTGTCGCAGAATCAACAACAACTGCTACAGGAGAGGTTACACCTTCAAATAAATAACTGTCCTCTTCAGCAGTAATGGATCCTAAGTCATCAAGATGATTACCGGCACCAAGCGTAAAATTTGCAATCGTTCCCGCAGTAACAGTAGCGGTCTCCCCCTCCGCTATATCAATATCTGTACCTGCAACAAGAACAAACGGGCAAAATAAAAGGCTCACACAAAACAAACTGGCACTGGCAAGAAAAAGACCGGCATAGTTTCTCATGGGTTACTTCCCCTAATAAAATACAGCTCCCCCCATAGGACCATGTGAAAACTATGCATAAATTTTTTAACATTTCTTTTATAATCAACACGCATTACGTGCTACTTTTTTAAAAAAAGTATGATATTTTTTTAGTTTATCCAAAATTTGCCACACTACAAGGCAAGTTCCAAAGATACATCAACACTATGGTATAATTGAAAAAAATCACCAGAATACTCAATCTACACCGCAAGTATTCATGCTGACGAATGCCTACCAAAATTCAATAAGATGTTTGTTCAACAGGTATGCTGTAACACCACGCATAAAAAAAGACTGCAACATATAGTCACAGTCCTCTCATCATTCAATTTCCCGAATAACTTCTGGTCACTCATTTTTTATAACTGTATTATTCAACTCTCATCTATAACTACTCCCTGCCTCTGTATCTCGTACCAGATGAAAGGGGCATAGCGTGCAATCTGTGCATTTGTGAGAGCATCTTCGCGGGTTCTGTCTTTGTATCGTGCATAGTACTCCGCACGTTCTGCGTCATAGACTTCTTTATCCAACCCAAGTGCATCCAGAATTTCATAGGCTTTCTCTTCCTGCTCCGGAGTCAGGTCTTCGGAAACGGCAATCATTCCGGTTTCCAGCATTAGCTCAAAAGGATAGAAATCCAAATCGTACGGACACGTCAGCGGTTCCTGTCCTCTGGTAGAGTTTACGCGCCTGTCAGCAAGAAGATAATTCTTCCACTCGTACGCCATCCATGCATCCTGTGCTTTGGGAATAAAATGCTCCACACTGCCTTCACGGTTTCCTGTTCCATCAATATCCGGATCGAGGTACACAGCAAGGTACGCGCAAATGTCATTATAGCTTTTATGAAGCATCGGTAATGCCCTGCTCCAATATCTTCTCCAAGCAAAATTTGCAGGCGGCGGATCCCCCTGTTTCACATGATGACGCTTTAAAAATCTTCTGCCCGGCTGTCGTACTTTTTTATTGAACTTGGAAGGCTCCGGAGCACGAGTCACTGGAATCATAAATTCCAGCCCCGTTTTTCTGCACGGGTACGCCAGAATGACCAGAACGGATCGGCCTGATGCAGCGCAGCGACCAATTTTTTATGAATAACTTGTGCTTCTGCTTCACTCACACGATTACGCACAGCAAGCTTGGCTTCTTTTATCGCCTCTTCACGCTGCTCTGAAGAGTCCGTTTCCAACCCGAATACCGGGCTTGTGAGCCATGCTGCAGAAGACCCGCGCCTTACCCACTCTTCTTTTTTAAGTTCAACGTCAGACGTTTCTTTGTTCAGATCAAATGTGTATAGCACGTCTCGGGTTTCATCAAAAATGGGATCCAACGACGCCAGAACCAACGGAGAATGTGTAGTGCAAATAAGCTGTGTGGAAACATCGTGCCCTGTAAGCAGACTGCCCATTACTGACTCAAGCGATTTCAAAATACTGCGCTGCCACTGAGGATGCAGGTGTGCCTCTACTTCATCAACCATAAGAATAATTTTCGAAGCAGCTCCCATTTTAAATTTATCGCATAACTCAATATGTTCATGCCATGCCCATGTCAGAGCATACAAAAGAGAGAGAATCTTGCGAATGCCTGCAGAAGCGTAAATAAGAGGCGTTTCTTTGCCATACTCTGTTTTAATAGTAGGGAATTTACGGCTGTCGTCTGCCTTAACCCTACGCAATCTGCCTATGGAAAAAGCCTCACCCTTTGGGGATAAATGATGCACTCCCCTTTTCAAACAGGCGTAGGCAAAGCTATCCTCCCGCTGCCAGTCGCCCCAGTCTGAAATAAGACCGTTAAATTCTTGCCGGTGGCGCTTTTGAACACCATCC
This sequence is a window from Halodesulfovibrio aestuarii DSM 17919 = ATCC 29578. Protein-coding genes within it:
- a CDS encoding 4Fe-4S binding protein, with the translated sequence MPNSSSSTLSRLWPRRVIQAVSFFMLAEFSYYGIFRCPFAVPYVSCANCPVVQCPGKKLWYIVLGGIAVSALFFGRAFCGYACPVGTISDLFSSVALMKRKISPAIKTVLQKGKYIVAIGAAYLFFAMQNPRWAVPIRTGEFINSTMLTFEHASWLWLSRTIIVAGAIALGLVIPYFFCRFICPTGGVLELFSRFSFFKYTMTSSCFDCGKCDKACKQDTRPAQANCTNCGACKDTCPVDAISITHPFDKKD
- a CDS encoding PH domain-containing protein is translated as MGFFDAILGNASEVNADQLQEELSPIMFEGEMIERAFKVIRDMYVFTSARLILIDKQGVTGKKIDYLTIPYKAISTFSVETAGHFDMDSELTLWVSGRHEPIKKELKKGSDVVGIQKLLATKLLA
- a CDS encoding autotransporter outer membrane beta-barrel domain-containing protein, with translation MRNYAGLFLASASLFCVSLLFCPFVLVAGTDIDIAEGETATVTAGTIANFTLGAGNHLDDLGSITAEEDSYLFEGVTSPVAVVVDSATGEVRFENVGTITATNTDGNACGILNNTAGVTIRVDGTATGTVTATGTKTAGTDQTYVQGFGGKRRDYTSKLIGSSFNINVYATSNGNEAAYAKGLRSGIVELTNLVGDIEARATSENKDANVSAIDCRTTGTFGTIFGDITSIAQSHNAAGVASEAIAAFGIYGATGISIETLDASSTITATAYSDTLNSLEGSTSFRNLTSYGLETWHGDININQLDGTINTSARSNTSTVATVKGICAREGDLTILNMSGTVRAIGDTVFAEDSTTTVYAIDAYDESATPTKGNLTLTSSGVIEAIAPRSSKAYAIFAGNVGDVTLLNGSKTTGQVVLMGDSSSLRLEKGATLTNTGNSALSYTLGTWVNGDVTNDGTIIVTGKNAVGVYVKDSGSTLTNTGTIKADGASSTAIWVHGGVATHSGSIITSNGATACNVDSGGEFVLSGSSTNSISGDVELDNGTLRVSNGKWTLSELNAQNDSIITVRNDKNTDSGSQLAIGKLSLHGSTINMNLSSPLLRSPLPSSTVAEHPEDANIVNIASFATSNQIDGHLVAGKNAILSLGTSSSQDAITAINDTGLWGASGASAVLYIGKPYTLTAGSSLHVDGTLTSTPATPTNPDATFGANSLLIINAKTIPEGGAAITSTSTARLTVDPGAYLQILRAAPGTIKVAEFAPNLTSGWSLSNIYMRNVLLYPESSSLLHSFTVTLGLYGSAAVFGAEGSTAKFLDDYTIAGMTGSLTSASERFMDSLLTSADSDAAYNVEKAANLAGFGGVGHIAYDITKTSRSLTSRRIPASGSSLLYRAKDLKEQQNDIYVTPLYQYSRVKSIKTGHFSNSFSTNIYGLAIGAETASEEYLLGAAVNFGKADTDGSKASSGFFTNNDYVSVLVYGAYILPEDFQLKGELIYVNLESDISSQDFSGDADGSVYSVGLECSRPIEYKSVILTPYMGLDYAYYRQDSYSSSNSDGKLFKVDSADMSTCLLPLGMTLTKKFDTDSGWRFNANIDAGVTFAFGETDLRTDAKLVDSSFSNDISLTTDIADPVTGNLQVGMAVEKGPVTFMLDLNGNISEHSTYRGAMVKCALTF
- a CDS encoding AAA family ATPase codes for the protein MIKTLELNNVGPSEHLEIEFGDRLTVFTGDNGLGKSFVLDVAWWMLTKEWAGEMAMPESFITNAYEGREQPDSVIRGRLDSINRMDSIQQYVFQRLGQVWNCNSQSEERIIEANSPSDSIVLYMKCDGTVAMYDPVKAQADEFARAFIHERAHHYDHVTSSMRHQTTRIYSQTELWDGVQKRHRQEFNGLISDWGDWQREDSFAYACLKRGVHHLSPKGEAFSIGRLRRVKADDSRKFPTIKTEYGKETPLIYASAGIRKILSLLYALTWAWHEHIELCDKFKMGAASKIILMVDEVEAHLHPQWQRSILKSLESVMGSLLTGHDVSTQLICTTHSPLVLASLDPIFDETRDVLYTFDLNKETSDVELKKEEWVRRGSSAAWLTSPVFGLETDSSEQREEAIKEAKLAVRNRVSEAEAQVIHKKLVAALHQADPFWSFWRTRAEKRGWNL